Below is a genomic region from Streptomyces sp. RPA4-2.
TTCGTGCAGTGGGCCCTGAACAGCGTGATCTACGCGGTGCTGGGCGCCGCCGTCGGAACCCTGATCTCCGCGATGTGCGGCTACGCGCTCGCCAAGTTCACGTTCCGGGGCCGCGAGTTCCTGTTCTCCGTCATCCTCGGCGGCGTCCTCGTACCCACCACCGCGCTCGCGCTCCCGCTCTTCCTGCTGTTCTCCGCGACCGGGATCGTCAACACCTACCTCGCGGTGTTCCTGCCCAGCATCGTCAGCCCGTTCGGCGTCTACCTCGCCCGCATCTTCGCGTCCGCCTCCGTACCCGAGGAGATCCTCGAATCGGCGCGGCTGGACGGCGCCGGTGAGTTCCGCACCTTCTTCTCGGTGGCGATCAGGCTGATGGCGCCCTCACTGGTGACCATCTTCCTGTTCCAGTTCGTCGCGATCTGGAACAACTTCTTCCTGCCGATGGTGATGCTGCAGAAGGAGTCGCTCTTCCCGATCACGCTCGGCCTCTACGAGTGGAACGGCCAGACCGCCCGCGCCCCGCTCCTGCAGGAATCCGTGATCACCGGCTCACTGGTCTCGATCGTGCCCGTGATCATCCTCTTCATCCTCCTCCAGCGGTTCTGGCGCACCGGACTCGCCTCCGGCGCCCTCAAGTAACCGCGCCCCCACTCGCCTCCCCCTCCGCGTCACCCGCCAAGAGAAGGTCGCTCGCGCTATGCAGAACTCCGCCGACTCTGCCGTTTTCGTGCCCCATTTCCACTGGGACCGGGAATGGTACGAGCCTTTCCAGGTGTTCCGGCACCGCCTCGTCACCGCTCTCGACACCGTGCTGGAGACAGCCGAGGCGAACCCGGACTTCCGGTTCACCGTCGACGGGCAGATGGCCGCGATCGAGGACTACCTGGAGATGCGCCCGGAGAACCGCGACCGCGTCGTGGCCCTGGTCGCCGGCGGTCAACTCGCCATCGGGCCCTGGCTCATCCTGCTCGACGAGTTCCTCTGCTCCGGCGAGACCATCGTGCGCAACCTGCGGATGGGCTGGGCGGCCGCGGCGGACCTCGGCGGCTCGATGCCCATCGGCTATCTGCCCGACATGTTCGGCCATGTCGCGCAGATGCCACAGATCCTGGCGCGCGCCGGGATCGAGCACGCGGCCCTGTGGCGCGGTGTGCCGGGCTCCGTCGACGGCCACGCCTTCCGCTGGCGCGCCCCCGACGGCTCCGAGGTACGCACCGAGTTCCTCTTCGACGGCTACGACAACGGCCTCGACGTCCTGCTGGTACCCGACCAGATCGGGCGCGCCCTCGGCGAGTACGCGGAGATGACAGCCGGGCGATGGGGCGGCGACCCGCTGCTCGCGATGGCCGGCACCGACCACAACGCACCCGATCCGCAGCTCGCGGCCTGGCTGCGGCGCGCGTCGAGCGAGGAGCGCGCCATCACCATCGCGACGCTCGACGAGTACATCCGCGAGCACGTACGCGACGAGGTGTCCGCCGTCGTCACCGGTGAACTGCGCAGCCATGTACGCGGCAACATCCTCCCGGGCGTGCTCTCCGTGCGGCTCGCGCTCAAGCAGCGGATGGCCGTCGCCGAGCGCACCGTCGACCACGCCGAGCGGATGAACGCCCTGTGGTCCCAGCGGGACGACTCGCCCTTCCTCTCGCTCGCCTGGCACAAGATCATCGAGTCGTCCGCGCACGACTCGGTCGTCGGCTCCGGCACCGACGAGACCTCCGACCAGGTCGAGGCGCGTCTCGCCGAGGCAGCGCAGACCGCCCGCGCCGTCCGCGACGCCGCCCTCGCCGAGCCCGCCGCGCGGGTGCCGAGCGACGGCTACCTGGTCGCCAACCCGCTGCCCTTCCCCCGTACGGCCCTGGCCGAGGTGGACGTCGTGGCCCCGCCCGAGGGGACCGTCCTCGTCGCGACCGCCGACGACGGCTCGGCCCACCCGGTGCAGCTCGTCTCCCAGGCCCCGACCGTGCTCGCCGACGAGCGCATGGACGCCTCGCAGCTCGAACGCGTACTGCGCCGCATCCACCGCCGCGAGCTCTTCGGCCGTCTGATCGACCACTACGAACTCACCCCGGGGTCGTTGGTCTTCCACCTCGCCGAGGTGCCGAGCAGCGGACCGTTCGACCTGCTGATCCTGCGCCGCGAGGTCGCCGCCGCGGCCGCCGCGCACCCGGGGGAGTGGCGGGTGCTGACCCTGGAGGAGGCCCGCGCGACCGCGCTGGTGCCCGTGGACGTCCCCGCGTCCGGGCTCACGAGCTTCCGGGTCGCACCGAGCGACAGCGCCGCCGCACACCCGACGACGTCCGCCCCCGCGACGGCGACCGACCGCACCCTGTCGAACGGACTGGTCGAGGTCACGGTCGCCGCCGACGGCACCCTCGACGTGACCGGGGCCGACGGCACGGTACTGCGCGGGGTGGGCCGTCTCGTCGACGGCGGTGACCGCGGCGACAGCTACAACTACGCCCCTCCGGCACGGGACGTGCTGGTGTCGGAGCCGACGGAGATCGCCACCGAGCTCCTGGAGGACGGCCCGCTGCGCTCCAGGATCCGCGTCACCCGGGTCTACGAGTGGCCCGCCGCCCTCTCCTGCGAGCGCGACGTACGCGACACCCGCACCGTGCCGACCCCGGTGGAGACACTCGTGGAGGTGCGTGTGGGAGAGCCGTTCGTGCGCGTCTCGACGTCGTTCCTGAACCAGTCCGCCGACCACCGGCTGCGCTTCCATGTGCCCCTGCCCGAGCCGGCGGCCGGGTCCGCGTCCGCCGGACAGTTCGCCGTCACCGAGCGCGGGCTCACCGCCGAGGGAGGCTGGGGCGAGTACCCGATCCCGACCTTCCCCGCGAGCGCGTTCGTGTCGGCCGGCGCCGCCAACGTCCTGCTCGACCACGCCACCGAGTACGAACTCGTCGGCGACGGCTCCGAACTCGCCATCACGCTGCTGCGCGCGATCGGCTCGATCAGTGTCAACATCCATCCCCTGCGGGACGAGCCCGCGGCGAGCGAGATTCCCGCACCGGGCGCGCAGGACCTCGGCGTGCGCGTCGAGAACCGATTCGCCGTCGTGCCCTCGGCGACCGGGTGGCAGGGCGCGAACGCGGTCGCCCTCGCCGAGGAGTTCCGCAACGACGTGCTCGTCACCCGCGGGACCGCACCCGCCGAGGGCCGGCTGCCGGCCGCCGCGACCGGCGTGCGTGTCGACGGCAGGGACGTCCTCGTGTCGAGCGTCCGCCGCGTCGCCGACGACGACCGCGGACCCGGCACCGAGATGCGGTTGGTGGCCATGAGCGACACGGGATCGGCCGTCCGCGTGACG
It encodes:
- a CDS encoding alpha-mannosidase, which produces MQNSADSAVFVPHFHWDREWYEPFQVFRHRLVTALDTVLETAEANPDFRFTVDGQMAAIEDYLEMRPENRDRVVALVAGGQLAIGPWLILLDEFLCSGETIVRNLRMGWAAAADLGGSMPIGYLPDMFGHVAQMPQILARAGIEHAALWRGVPGSVDGHAFRWRAPDGSEVRTEFLFDGYDNGLDVLLVPDQIGRALGEYAEMTAGRWGGDPLLAMAGTDHNAPDPQLAAWLRRASSEERAITIATLDEYIREHVRDEVSAVVTGELRSHVRGNILPGVLSVRLALKQRMAVAERTVDHAERMNALWSQRDDSPFLSLAWHKIIESSAHDSVVGSGTDETSDQVEARLAEAAQTARAVRDAALAEPAARVPSDGYLVANPLPFPRTALAEVDVVAPPEGTVLVATADDGSAHPVQLVSQAPTVLADERMDASQLERVLRRIHRRELFGRLIDHYELTPGSLVFHLAEVPSSGPFDLLILRREVAAAAAAHPGEWRVLTLEEARATALVPVDVPASGLTSFRVAPSDSAAAHPTTSAPATATDRTLSNGLVEVTVAADGTLDVTGADGTVLRGVGRLVDGGDRGDSYNYAPPARDVLVSEPTEIATELLEDGPLRSRIRVTRVYEWPAALSCERDVRDTRTVPTPVETLVEVRVGEPFVRVSTSFLNQSADHRLRFHVPLPEPAAGSASAGQFAVTERGLTAEGGWGEYPIPTFPASAFVSAGAANVLLDHATEYELVGDGSELAITLLRAIGSISVNIHPLRDEPAASEIPAPGAQDLGVRVENRFAVVPSATGWQGANAVALAEEFRNDVLVTRGTAPAEGRLPAAATGVRVDGRDVLVSSVRRVADDDRGPGTEMRLVAMSDTGSAVRVTGAFTEATTVDLLGRPLSTTPAADGLELALGPWEIRTVVVR
- a CDS encoding carbohydrate ABC transporter permease — its product is MSNQNMIRESRASRTAVMALMFLLAIYFLLPVYFLIVAATKPQRDLASTNGLAFSHFDLFSNLGTLFSRSDGIFVQWALNSVIYAVLGAAVGTLISAMCGYALAKFTFRGREFLFSVILGGVLVPTTALALPLFLLFSATGIVNTYLAVFLPSIVSPFGVYLARIFASASVPEEILESARLDGAGEFRTFFSVAIRLMAPSLVTIFLFQFVAIWNNFFLPMVMLQKESLFPITLGLYEWNGQTARAPLLQESVITGSLVSIVPVIILFILLQRFWRTGLASGALK